One genomic window of Paramormyrops kingsleyae isolate MSU_618 chromosome 20, PKINGS_0.4, whole genome shotgun sequence includes the following:
- the LOC111848344 gene encoding mRNA decay activator protein ZFP36L2-like, whose translation MSATILPMLRDIDFLLTQEKRLNVAKMPLGLADRKAVGVPLSGSSCTNRCYSRSQSSSGSFAGCPGFSFAEEPLAVMNKENAFLLQEVLQQRAGAQANSARYKTELCRPFEENGVCKYGDKCQFAHGYGELRNLSRHPKYKTEPCRTFHTIGYCPYGPRCHFIHNADERRLPSQGETAAPRERCAFGPGEAGERDRPALYHSVSFAGFSGRGSPVSRMPPPPSSCPFSLYEDGLPPGLSFPGRSLEALLAPLRSGYNDPSSDCFFGTQLSPPSPPYPSRRRRSPSPVFERAHSPSDSISDRDSYTSGSDSPSPEAGKRLPIFSRLSISDD comes from the exons ATGTCTGCGACGATCCTGCCCATGTTACGCGACATTGACTTTCTGCTTACG CAAGAAAAACGACTGAATGTGGCCAAGATGCCTCTGGGTCTGGCTGACAGGAAGGCGGTGGGGGTTCCGCTCAGCGGCTCCAGCTGCACCAACCGCTGCTACTCCCGCAGCCAGTCGAGCAGCGGCAGCTTCGCCGGTTGTCCGGGCTTCTCGTTCGCCGAGGAGCCGCTGGCCGTCATGAACAAGGAGAACGCCTTCCTCCTGCAGGAGGTGCTGCAGCAGCGGGCCGGCGCGCAGGCCAACTCGGCCCGGTACAAGACGGAGCTGTGCCGGCCCTTCGAAGAGAACGGCGTGTGCAAGTACGGCGACAAGTGCCAGTTCGCTCACGGCTACGGCGAGCTGCGCAACCTGTCCCGGCACCCCAAGTACAAGACGGAGCCGTGCCGCACCTTCCACACCATTGGCTACTGCCCTTACGGACCGCGCTGCCACTTCATCCACAACGCTGACGAGCGCCGGCTGCCCTCCCAGGGGGAGACTGCGGCGCCCCGGGAGCGCTGTGCTTTCGGTCCCGGGGAAGCGGGCGAGCGGGACCGGCCGGCTCTGTACCACAGCGTCAGCTTCGCCGGCTTCTCCGGCCGTGGGAGCCCGGTGTCCCGCATGCCGCCGCCGCCCTCTTCCTGCCCCTTCAGCCTGTACGAGGACGGGCTGCCCCCCGGCCTCTCCTTCCCCGGACGGTCCCTCGAAGCGCTGCTCGCCCCCCTGCGTTCCGGCTACAACGATCCGTCCTCCGACTGTTTCTTCGGCACCCAGCTGAGCCCCCCGTCTCCCCCATACCCGAGCCGGCGCCGCAGGTCCCCGTCGCCGGTCTTCGAGCGCGCACACAGCCCTTCCGACTCCATCTCCGACCGGGACAGCTACACCAGCGGCTCCGACTCCCCGAGCCCGGAGGCGGGGAAACGCCTGCCCATCTTCAGCCGCCTGTCCATCTCCGACGACTGA